The Scomber scombrus chromosome 5, fScoSco1.1, whole genome shotgun sequence genome window below encodes:
- the LOC133980601 gene encoding phosphatidylinositol transfer protein alpha isoform-like translates to MLIKEFRIVLPVSVEEYQVGQLYAVAEASKSETGGGEGVEVLVNEPYEKDAEKGQYTHKIYHLQSKVPRVISALAPKGSLEVHEKAWNAYPYCRTILTNEYMKDNFMIKIETWHKPDMGDQDNVHGLDQSSWEKTEIVDIDIADRSCINSKDYKADQDPAIFKSEKTGRGPLGPDWKKELANNPNCPHMCAYKLVTVNFKWRGLQNRMEGLIQKVEKRVFTHFHRQLFCWIDKWIDLSMDDIRRMEEETKKELDEMRKNEEIKGMGSDD, encoded by the exons ATGCTGATTAAAGAATT CCGAATCGTCCTGCCCGTTTCAGTGGAGGAG TACCAAGTGGGTCAGCTGTATGCCGTAGCAGAGGCCAGTAAGAGCGAGACGGGTGGAGGAGAAGGTGTGGAGGTGTTGGTCAACGAGCCCTATGAGAAGGATGCAGAGAAGGGACAGTACACCCACAAGATCTACCACCTGCAGAG CAAGGTGCCACGTGTGATCAGTGCGTTGGCTCCAAAAGGTTCTCTGGAGGTTCACGAGAAGGCTTGGAATGCATATCCTTACTGTCGAACCA TTCTTACA AATGAATACATGAAAGACAACTTCATGATTAAGATTGAGACGTGGCACAAGCCCGATATGGGGGATCAGGACAAT GTACATGGACTAGACCAAAGCTCATGGGAAAAAACTGAGAttgttgacattgacattgCTGACAGAAGTTGCATAAATTCAAAA GACTACAAGGCAGACCAAGACCCAGCCATCTTTAAGTCAGAGAAGACGGGTAGAGGGCCTCTGGGACCTGACTGGAAG AAAGAACTCGCCAACAACCCCAACTGTCCGCATATGTGTGCCTATAAGTTAGTTACAGTCAACTTCAAGTGGAGGGGACTGCAGAACAGGATGGAGGGCCTCATTCAAAAG GTGGAGAAGCGTGTGTTCACCCACTTCCACAGACAGCTGTTCTGCTGGATCGATAAATGGATCGATCTGTCGATGGATGACATACGACGtatggaggaagagacaaagaaggAGTTGGACGAG ATgaggaagaatgaagaaatTAAAGGCATGGGTTCTGATGACTGA
- the inpp5ka gene encoding inositol polyphosphate 5-phosphatase Ka — MMEEKEEQSKEEQSDLSLRKGDYDGESLRLQMVTWNVATADPPDDVSSLLRLSSPKSQDLYIIGLQEVYARPLRFLSDIVFDDPWSHLFMSTLAPRGYVKVSSIRMQGLLLIFFSKLEHVPFIRDIQATYTRTGIFGYWGNKGGVSISLSLYGHKLCFLNCHLAAHMKYATERVDEFEYIMDTQTFDCKKSPTIPDHRLVFWFGDLNFRIQDHGMHFVRTCINNHTYNLLWSKDQLMMMKKKEQVLEEFEEGPLDFQPTYKFDLNSDTYDSSGKKRKPAWTDRILWRLRPKAPPPDEQDAKQVKQLEEDEEYPLKIRQDLYTSNMEYGISDHKPVIGLFTLELRKMYETPLVRLQAEGDWSADIDAMVLYSPLQPFSSSTWDWIGLFKVGFTSLSDYTTFTWVKDDEVAFNDEVTQVYISKEEIPVQGGDFVLAYYSSTLRCIIGISEPFKVHESKVAIEEGLVPERINSLDKTVAGDDFWK, encoded by the exons AtgatggaggagaaagaggagcagTCAAAGGAGGAGCAGTCAGACCTCAGTTTGAGGAAGGGAGACTACGACGGAGAGAGCCTGAG GCTGCAGATGGTGACTTGGAACGTGGCCACAGCCGATCCTCCGGATGACGTGAGCTCGCTTCTCCGTTTAAGCTCTCCAAAGAGTCAAGACCTCTATATCATCGG TCTGCAGGAGGTGTACGCAAGACCATTGAGATTCCTGTCAGACATTGTGTTTGACGATCCATGGAGTCATCTGTTTATGTCCACGTTAGCACCACGGGGCTATGTTAAG GTGTCCTCCATCAGAATGCAGGGTCTACTGTTGATTTTCTTCTCCAAACTGGAGCATGTGCCCTTTATCAGAGACATCCAGGCCACATATACACGCACAGGCATCTTCGGTTACTGG GGTAACAAAGGTGGCGTATCCATCAGTCTGTCTCTATACGGccacaaactgtgtttcctcaaCTGTCACTTGGCAGCTCACATGAAATACGCCACAGAGAGAGTGGATGAGTTTGAATACATCATGGACACGCAGACGTTTGACTGTAAAAAGTCTCCAACAATTCCTGACCACAG ACTGGTCTTCTGGTTTGGAGATCTCAACTTCCGAATCCAGGACCACGGCATGCACTTTGTCCGCACCTGCATCAACAATCACACCTACAACCTGCTGTGGAGCAAAGACCAG ttgatgatgatgaagaagaaagagCAGGTGCTCGAGGAGTTTGAGGAAGGGCCTCTGGACTTCCAACCCACGTACAAGTTTGACTTAAACTCTGATACTTATGACAGCAG CGGTAAGAAGCGTAAACCCGCCTGGACAGACAGGATCCTGTGGCGGCTCAGACCCAAAGCCCCGCCCCCCGACGAGCAGGATGCGAAACAGGTCAAGCAGctggaagaggatgaggagtaCCCGTTGAAGATCAGGCAGGACTTGTACACCAGCAATATGGAGTACGGCATCAGCGACCACAAGCCGGTCATCGGCCTTTTCACACTGGAG CTGAGGAAGATGTACGAGACTCCTCTGGTGCGTCTGCAGGCAGAAGGCGACTGGAGCGCCGACATCGACGCCATGGTTCTCTACAGCCCCTTGCAGCCGTTCTCCTCCAGCACATGGGACTGGATCGGACTCTTTAAG GTCGGGTTCACCAGCCTGTCGGACTACACCACCTTCACGTGGGTCAAAGATGATGAAGTGGCCTTCAACGATGAAGTCACACAG GTATATATTAGTAAAGAGGAAATCCCTGTGCAAGGAGGAGACTTTGTGCTGGCCTACTACAGCAGTACTCTGAGGTGCATCATTGGAATCAGTGAACCATTCAAA GTCCACGAGTCCAAAGTAGCCATCGAGGAAGGTTTGGTGCCCGAGAGGATCAACAGTCTTGACAAAACCGTAGCGGGTGATGACTTTTGGAAGTAG